A window of Oryza glaberrima chromosome 2, OglaRS2, whole genome shotgun sequence genomic DNA:
AGGGTGATGGGTTGAGAGGATAAGGGTTCATCTTTTTTCATTTTAGCCCTTTGGCTTAATTAATATAACGAAAAATATTTGATTCAATTAATTTCTTCCATATAATTAGCcttaaagtttatatatatagttaagaTTATTCTTTGCATaacaaataataaatatagCATATTTTAAAGAtctattgaaaatataaatattttacaaataaataataaatattacgTGCAATTACTATAAATATGGTTTATACAAGCTGGCATGCCAATTACGTGCAAAATTTCtattgcttttattttttagatcTAATTCTTTTCTTTAACTTTAATTATGTTATCGATCATAATATAAGAATAGATCAGCTATGTAAGATGGGGCTCCAATAGCTAGTATGATGTATGCTTGCTTAGTTGCTTGACATGTACAACTAAGTTTCTATTGCTTTAGTGATTAAAAATAGGCATTAAAATCATTGTCCAAATTATGTTAATCTTAGTTTAATATGTTATAAAAGATTTCTCAAAATAGAAATATCACAAATACCACCGTAATTACCGTcgcttgattcttttttttccatctcaCATGCATATACTAGAAAAGTAATATGATAAAATAACATGtacaatatttatatattctaAACGAATAAATTGTAATATCTACGAGTTATATTAAGGTGAATACTAATTTCTGCTCGTCAAGACGTACTATTGGGCGTGAGCTAAACAAGAGATGTCTAAGTCTCAAGTCATATGTTTCTGTTTTTCTGTACCGACTCGAcaaattgccatccctatttGTGTTATTAAATCGGGGATCGTATACGTAGAATCCTCGAGGGGAGGCCTGGAAGGCACACTCATGTCTGTGTGCCCAGAGTCGAGCCAAGCAAGCCGTTGAATCCCTAGGTTGTCCACACAGATTCAGCCGGGGCAGAGTTGAGGAGATTGCATGGTTGCACTTCGTCTCTACAGATTTTTCCCTATCATATAGCAGTATATAGACATGCCACGATGCCTCTCCCAACAGTATACTTTTAACCCTTGGTATACATCCGATACATTCTACTACTAATCTGTACCCATATGTGGTCATCATGATTTGTCCGCTGGCGAGTTGAAGTTAATGAGGATCTACTTGAAAGGGGCAAAGCAACGGCATGGCATCGAGCATGAAACTTACTATGCGCTTTGTGTGCTAAGTCACATTAGACACATGCTCATCCACAAACGCAACTAATTGGGATTACATTCTTATTCTAGCTTACACAAACAAAAAAGAgtagtagcatatatatatatatatgatagttGAATCAAAATTTGATGCAACACATAAAGTTCCGAGAAATATTTTTAACTCTAATGTAGATCCTAAAATTAGGATCAGATCGTGTCAATTAGTTTGATCTTATAACTAATAAAATGTAAAAGGACCGATCGCCTATGGATTTTATGAGACAGAAGAAGTAACAAATTAAggttacaaatttttttttcaaacttctaacttttcatcacatcaaacctttcatacacacaacttttcagtcacatcattctaattttaaccaaacttctaaacttcagtgtgaactaaacatagtcTAAGTTGTAACTAGATTTATAGATTATCACTGGTCACTCTCATATCGTCAGGGCTGACATCCGCAATATGCATAGTGCAAACCATCCAATTCTCCACTTCTACAGGAAAGCTAGAGATAGCCGGCTGCCTAGCTAGCTTAGTAGATAGTATACGGTCACGATAGTAGTATTGAGCTGCAATACACACACGCTCGACTTCCCAGATGACCTTTGGCTACACCCATGGGGCCCCAGACCTAGCCACGCAATCACCAtcccggccggcgacggcgacggcgacggcgacccgaGTCCACTGACCAAAATATCTCCCCAAATCTCCTGCACAAAAAGCGCCCTATAAAATCTCTGGCCGGTGCAAAGCATTCTGCCTCCCGTCATGTACAAACTTCCATGGCCTCGCGGTCGCCGACCAACAAACAGATCAGCTCGGAAGATCGCGTACGTGGTGCTCGCGGCAAGAGGCACCATCATTCCTCCGACGAGTGGAGCATGGAGCACGCGGAGGAGCACGAGcatggccgtggcggcggcgagcgcgacgacgcggcggagcCCGAGGCGGAGCAGCCGGAGCTGGAGCAGGAGGAGCTGAGCGACTCCGAGTCGGTTGCCGAGTCGATCGAGATCTCCGACCTCAAGAAGCGGATGTGGAAGGACCAGATGCTGCTGATGAAGCTCGAGGGTGgtcgccccggcggcggcggcggcaggggcggcggagggttggcggcggcgggggccgggACGTCGTCGGAGggccagctggaggaggagacgccGGAGGCGCGGTGCCGGCGGAAGGCGATGCTCCGGGCGCAGGACGGCGTCCTCCGGCACATGCTCAAGATGATGGAGGCCTGCAACGCGCGCGGGTTCGTGTACGGCGTGAtcgacgaggccggcgagccCATGTCCGGCTCCTCCGACAGCCTCCGCGGGTGGTGGAAGGACAACGTCAGCTTCGACCGCGCGGGCCCCATGGCGCTCatcggccccgccgccgccggcgacagcccccaggcgggcggcggcggcctccaccGGCTGCAGGACATCCAGGACAGCACGCTGGGGTCCGTGCTCTCGGCGCTGATCCAGCACTGCGAGCCGCCGCAGCGCAGCTTCCCGCTGGAGCGCGGGCtggcgccgccgtggtggccgaccggggAGGAGCCGTGGTGGGGCACCCAGGGCGAGACGCAGGCGCACCAGGGCGCGCCGCCGTACCGGAAGCCGCACGACCTCAAGAAGGCGTGGAAGGTCTCCCTCCTCAGCGCCGTCATCAAGCACATGAGCCCCCGCTTCGACCAGATGCGCAAGCTCGTGTGGCAGTCCAAGCGGCTGCAGCAGAAGATGAGCGCCAAGGAGTCCGACACGTGGTCCAAGGTCATCCGCCAGGAGGAGGCCCTCGACCGCCGCCTCAAGACCTCGCTGCACATCACCCcgctcgacgccgacggcggcgaggaggacgacagCGACGGCCTGGAGGACGTGgtgcgcggcgccgcggcgcaggACAAGCGCAAGCGCGAGTACACCAGAAGCGGTAGCGGGAGCAGCAGCGGCAACTCCGGCGGCGGGAAGTTCCCCCGtggggggagcggcggcgccgatcaTCATCAGCTGGCCGTCATGCTAccggagctcgcggcggcggcggatcaggAAGGGCGGAGCCCGATCAACGAGCTGATGAAGCTGTACTACAGCTGCCTGCagcaggaggagggggcggccgacggcggcgaggcgggcggcgaggggtgcgacgtggcggcggcggcgctggccgtTCCGCCGGAGGTGCTGGCCGGCGTGGATGAGGTGGCGCAGGACGTCCTGTTCGACCTCATCGGGAGCTATCCGGAAGTGGACGACGTGTTGCACTTCATGGACGAGTGACGACGTGGCGCCCTTGGGCCCCACCACGTGTCGCCGCGCGATTGTCCGGGTTTGGGCGGGAGAAGCTATAGGCAGGTTGATGCTGCATTTGCTGGCGCTCTAGTGCtgctactagctagtagtactgGTTAAACTAAGTTAATTAAGCATGTGCTGCTACTGTGTTGCTAAATTCGTTCTCTATTTTTTGGTTCTGTGGTTATGGAGGAGAGAAAGGTGGATAACGGAGTTTGTAAGCTGGGTAAAAGTATTGTTTAGAGGTTTTAGACTTGACAGAGGAGAGTCGCATGATAGAGACGACGCCACGAATCGAGGCGTGTGGATGCCGCCGATGGTAAAACAAAATAGCATAAGCATTATGGGATTTGTTACGTGTGTTTCGCCTCCCAGGGAAATTTGTTGTGAATCGTGAATGCGAAACCATAATGCTTTGCTTGTTTGGGTGAGCTTGAGAATTTGTGTTGGAGAGGAAGCTTTTGAAGTCAAAAAGGTTGCCGAAGATTTGGGAGTGACCATCTCGTGCTGTGCCTTGTGGCACCACCATGGCACCTCGTAGGCTGGTGAG
This region includes:
- the LOC127762589 gene encoding putative ETHYLENE INSENSITIVE 3-like 4 protein, producing the protein MPLPTHSASRHVQTSMASRSPTNKQISSEDRVRGARGKRHHHSSDEWSMEHAEEHEHGRGGGERDDAAEPEAEQPELEQEELSDSESVAESIEISDLKKRMWKDQMLLMKLEGGRPGGGGGRGGGGLAAAGAGTSSEGQLEEETPEARCRRKAMLRAQDGVLRHMLKMMEACNARGFVYGVIDEAGEPMSGSSDSLRGWWKDNVSFDRAGPMALIGPAAAGDSPQAGGGGLHRLQDIQDSTLGSVLSALIQHCEPPQRSFPLERGLAPPWWPTGEEPWWGTQGETQAHQGAPPYRKPHDLKKAWKVSLLSAVIKHMSPRFDQMRKLVWQSKRLQQKMSAKESDTWSKVIRQEEALDRRLKTSLHITPLDADGGEEDDSDGLEDVVRGAAAQDKRKREYTRSGSGSSSGNSGGGKFPRGGSGGADHHQLAVMLPELAAAADQEGRSPINELMKLYYSCLQQEEGAADGGEAGGEGCDVAAAALAVPPEVLAGVDEVAQDVLFDLIGSYPEVDDVLHFMDE